The proteins below come from a single Tachypleus tridentatus isolate NWPU-2018 chromosome 13, ASM421037v1, whole genome shotgun sequence genomic window:
- the LOC143236191 gene encoding putative flavin-containing monoamine oxidase A isoform X3: MALIKELGLDTYPQYSQGTKIVQHGKRGGIGTYQGTIPRLSLLSLLEIHFFINKLNKISRDFPVDNPYLYPEAHALDGMTAETYIHQHLYTRAAREVSEVGIETVFGALSRSFSALHLLRCSASAGEINQLLETTEGSAQEARIKGGTQQISNLIVKEIGEDKVRILEPVTKVYQMSQEGYVEVITQEGVKYSCNQLIMAIPPHLSANIKFEPPLPLTKMELFKKMPMGNIVKYIITYSKPFWRTAGFSGEIVTDGQNPVSTVDDVTVGPIDIVMDATSENGNAALVCFSSAHRGLKWASVAAFKRKEAILKTLSFFLGEEALSPIDFIEKNWAHEPYTGGCPGGNFVPGVMEFVPLHLRSPFKSVHWAGTEMSTVWIGYMDGAVSAGQHAALEVLRVLRPLLLTADELKPHPNSASNYKPLQKSFNAKFFGLLVGLGIVAVAVVIKTKLSFLA, translated from the exons ATGGCTCTGATCAAGGAATTAGGCTTAGACACTTACCCACAATATTCCCAAGGTACTAAGATAGTACAACATGGCAAGAGAGGAGGGATAGGGACATACCAAGGAACTATTCCAAGGTTATCACTTCTGTCTCTGTTGGAGATTCATTTCTTCATAAACAAG CTGAACAAGATTTCCAGAGATTTTCCAGTTGATAACCCTTACCTATATCCTGAAGCACACGCTCTTGATGGAATGACAGCAGAGACTTACATACACCAGCACTTGTACACTCGAGCAGCTAGGGAAGTCTCAGAAGTTGGTATTGAAACTGTGTTTGGTGCTTTGTCAAGAAGTTTCTCAGCCTTACACCTTCTTAGATGTTCTGCATCAGCAGGAGAAATTAATCAGTTACTTGAAACGACAGAAGGCTCTGCTCAGGAGGCAAGGATCAAG GGTGGAACTCAACAAATTTCAAACCTGATTGTCAAGGAAATTGGAGAAGATAAAGTTCGTATTTTAGAACCTGTTACAAAAGTTTATCAG ATGTCACAGGAGGGCTACGTAGAAGTTATTACTCAAGAAGGAGTAAAATACAGTTGTAATCAGTTGATAATGGCAATTCCTCCTCACTTAAGTG caaaCATCAAGTTTGAACCACCTCTTCCATTGACAAAGATGGAACTTTTTAAAAAGATGCCTATGGGAAATATTGTCAAGTACATAATCACATATTCAAAG CCATTCTGGAGGACAGCAGGTTTTTCTGGGGAGATCGTGACAGATGGACAAAATCCTGTTTCTACAGTTGATGATGTAACAGTGGGACCTATTGATATTGTTATGGATGCGACAAGTGAAAATGGGAATGCTGCATTAGTCTGTTTTAGCTCAGCACACCGTGGGCTAAAGTGGGCTTCAGTTGCG GCATTCAAAAGGAAAGAAGCTATTCTTAAAACTTTGTCATTTTTTCTTGGAGAAGAAGCACTTTCACCTATTGATTTCATTGAAAAG AACTGGGCACATGAGCCCTATACAGGAGGCTGCCCAGGAGGGAACTTTGTTCCAGGAGTAATGGAGTTTGTGCCCCTGCACTTGAGGTCACCTTTTAAAAG TGTCCATTGGGCTGGTACAGAAATGTCAACAGTTTGGATAGGATATATGGATGGTGCTGTAAGTGCAGGCCAGCATGCTGCTCTGGAAGTCCTTCGTGTCTTACGTCCACTTCTGCTCACAGCCGATGAACTCAAACCTCATCCCAATTCTGCCAGCAATTATAAACCTTTACAGAAGTCATTTAATGCAAAGTTTTTTGGTTTGCTGGTGGGTTTAGGCATAGTTGCTGTTGCTGTGGTGATTAAAACTAAGCTTTCATTCCTTGCATAA
- the LOC143236193 gene encoding ADP-ribosylation factor-like protein 6-interacting protein 1 produces MADEVDCVSGSEGVTHKATEDCLTSGDDQVKDIKRRLESWREVLVPLHSFLVWKQYYFPAVLAGVVTLIFILLWYFEPSVCTSLAVTGIIACLLDYAVPIVIVNFFDPAKWTGVQEKKYEEICESIVEAQKQICDLWDSFLQLRDSKPNVYFVSMLTFLLTLAWISSLVNNLFLTFLLALTVVMYPGLKHHGIIDKYVTEGIQQLKTTVGQKLKRN; encoded by the exons ATGGCAGACGAGGTGGACTGTGTTTCTGGTAGCGAGGGCGTTACCCATAAAGCTACAGAGGAT TGTCTTACCAGTGGAGATGACCAGGTGAAAGACATTAAACGAAGACTGGAGAGCTGGAGAGAAGTACTTGTACCATTACATTCATTCTTGGTTTGGAAACAGTACTATTTCCCTGCAGTTCTTGCTGGTGTGGTTACTTTGATATTTAT TCTTTTGTGGTACTTTGAACCGTCTGTGTGCACTAGCCTTGCTGTAACTGGTATTATTGCTTGCCTCTTGGATTATGCTGTACCCATTGTTATTGTGAACTTCTTTGATCCAGCAAAGTG GACAGGAGTACAAGAGAAAAAGTATGAAGAGATCTGTGAGTCCATCGTGGAGGCACAGAAGCAGATTTGTGATTTGTGGGACTCTTTCTTGCAACTGAGGGACTCAAAACCAAATGtg TACTTTGTGAGTATGCTGACATTTCTGCTGACCTTGGCTTGGATAAGTAGCCTGGTAAATAATCTGTTCCTCACATTCTTGTTAG cTTTGACTGTGGTGATGTATCCAGGACTGAAGCATCATGGAATAATTGATAAGTATGTCACTGAAGGCATACAGCAACTGAAGACCACAGTTGGCCAGAAATTGAAAAGGAACTGA